CCTGATCATTTACTTGGCACGGGTTGGAGAGTAAGGACTATGCCTTTGTCGATTACAAACCACGGTGCCGGGAGGACCATGAGGCAAACACGAAGCCAAGGTACATTGAAAAAGGTTTTCATCTGTGCGGGAGAGGCCTCCGGAGACATGTACGGAGCCATGCTGGTTGATGCCCTGCACGCGATTGATCCCGCCCTTTCCTGTGTTGGCATGGGCGGAAGCACCATGCGTGCACGGGGATTCAAGGCATTGATCCATTCCGAAGCCCTTTCGGTCATGGGGCTTACCGAGGTCATAGGACACCTGCCTCGGATTCTGGGGCTGTTTACACGCATGCGCCGGTTTCTGGAAAAAGAACGGCCTGCAGTGGTGGTGCTCATCGACTCCCCGGATTTCAATTTCCGGGTGGCCAAAATGGCCAAAAAACTTTCCATCCCGGTTGTCTATTACATCACCCCGCAGGTCTGGGCTTGGCGGCAGGGCAGGGTCAAATTTCTCAAGCATTATGTAGACCGCCTCGTGTGCATCTTTCCCTTTGAAGAGCCTTTTTTCCGCAAGCATGGACTTGATGCGACCTTTGTGGGTCATCCCCTGCTTGAAACCATGGATCTTGCAACCCGCAGGAAGATTGGTCCCGATGCCAAGCGGATAGGCATCCTGCCCGGCAGCCGGCACAAGGAAATTGCCTCCCTTTTGCCCGTATTTGCCAAGGTCGCCTCCCTTTTGTGGGCAAGGGATCCCGCATTGAGGTTTACCCTTGTTCAGGCTCCCCAGGTGGAGCTGCAGACCATACAATCGTTGTGGCTCCAGGACGTGCCCGTGGATATTGTACCGGCAACAGACAGATACGATGCCTTGAGGCAATGCTCCTTTGTTGTTGCTGCTTCCGGCACGGCCACGTTTGAATGCGCCCTGCTCGGGGTGCCGACCATGCTGGCCTACAAGGTGGCTTTTTTGAGCTATCATATTGGTCGCAGGCTCATCCGGGTGCCTTTTATCGGCATGGTCAACCTGATCCTGGGCAAAAGGGTCTTTCCGGAATTCATCCAGCACGAGGCCACCCCCCAGGCCATGGCCGCCCTGGGGCAATCATGGCTTGAGCATCCCGATCGTCTCGAGCTGATACGCAGCGAACTCGAAACCTTGCCCGCCATGATGGGTCCGGGAAAGGCAACGGATCGGGCCGCTGCCATTGTTGCAGAATACGTATCCGGTACGCGCTGACCATTTTCCTGAATGGCAGCTGCTGTACTAGAGGATACACATACCTTCAATGGAGTTACGCATGAACGCACTTGCTTATGGAATCATCGGTGTCGGTCATCTCGGGGCGATCCATGCCAAGGTGGCCAAGCAGATGACTTCGCTTGATCTGGTTGGCGTCTACGATACGGATGTATCCAGGGGAAGGATGGTGGCCGAGCAGGTCGGTGTTCCCTGTTTCGAGACCATGGAGGAACTCCTCGATCAGGTGGATGCAGTGAGCATTGTTGTGCCCACGGTGCACCATTTCGAGGTGGCCCAAAAGGCTCTGGAGCACGGGTGCCATATTTTCCTGGAAAAGCCGATTACCGCCACGGTGGACGAGGCCAGAAGGATCGTTCATCTGGCCAAACAGGCCGGAAAGAAGTTGCAGGTCGGGCATATCGAGCGGTTCAACCCTGCGGTCTTGGCTCTCAAGGAGTATTCCTTTGAGCCCATGTTCATTGAATCCCACCGTTTGAGTCCCTTTAATCCCCGGGGCACGGATGTGAGCGTGATCCTTGACCTGATGATTCATGATCTGGATATTATTCTGGCGCTGGTGGACCGCCCCCTGGCATCCATAGACGCCTCGGGGGTTGCCGTTGTTTCCGATACCGAAGATATCGCCAATGTCCGGTTGACCTTTGACAACGGGGCCGTGGCCAATATCACCACGAGCAGGATTTCGGTCAAGGCCATGCGCAAAATGCGCATCTTTCAGAAAAACATGTATATTTCCATTGACTTTCTTCAGAAGCAGTCGGAAATTTTTCAGCTTTCAACTG
The Desulfoplanes formicivorans DNA segment above includes these coding regions:
- a CDS encoding Gfo/Idh/MocA family protein; translation: MNALAYGIIGVGHLGAIHAKVAKQMTSLDLVGVYDTDVSRGRMVAEQVGVPCFETMEELLDQVDAVSIVVPTVHHFEVAQKALEHGCHIFLEKPITATVDEARRIVHLAKQAGKKLQVGHIERFNPAVLALKEYSFEPMFIESHRLSPFNPRGTDVSVILDLMIHDLDIILALVDRPLASIDASGVAVVSDTEDIANVRLTFDNGAVANITTSRISVKAMRKMRIFQKNMYISIDFLQKQSEIFQLSTGEVSGGKGLPVATIGEGDRAKQVLYERPEVPEVNSMELELDKFAQAINKGEHTPVTGEDGLRALDVAATILQKIRHPEDVQQGGRCPNHRAQEAD
- the lpxB gene encoding lipid-A-disaccharide synthase, translating into MRQTRSQGTLKKVFICAGEASGDMYGAMLVDALHAIDPALSCVGMGGSTMRARGFKALIHSEALSVMGLTEVIGHLPRILGLFTRMRRFLEKERPAVVVLIDSPDFNFRVAKMAKKLSIPVVYYITPQVWAWRQGRVKFLKHYVDRLVCIFPFEEPFFRKHGLDATFVGHPLLETMDLATRRKIGPDAKRIGILPGSRHKEIASLLPVFAKVASLLWARDPALRFTLVQAPQVELQTIQSLWLQDVPVDIVPATDRYDALRQCSFVVAASGTATFECALLGVPTMLAYKVAFLSYHIGRRLIRVPFIGMVNLILGKRVFPEFIQHEATPQAMAALGQSWLEHPDRLELIRSELETLPAMMGPGKATDRAAAIVAEYVSGTR